The proteins below come from a single Oryzias latipes chromosome 14, ASM223467v1 genomic window:
- the LOC101165167 gene encoding high mobility group-T protein — MGKDPTKPRGKMSSYAYFVQTCREEHKKKHPDASVNFAEFSKKCSERWKTMSAKEKGKFEDMARQDKVRYDREMMSYVPAKGAKTKKFKDPNAPKRPPSAFFIFCSEFRPKVKGESPGLTIGDVAKRLGEMWNSTSAEDKQPYEKKAAKLKEKYGKDIAAYRAKGKTGGGAPAKAPAKVEKKMDDDDDDDDDDEEEEEDDDDEDDE; from the exons ATGGGGAAAGATCCGACTAAGCCGAGGGGGAAGATGTCCTCCTATGCCTACTTTGTCCAGACTTGCAGGGAGGAGCACAAGAAGAAGCACCCCGATGCCTCGGTGAACTTTGCCGAGTTCTCCAAGAAGTGCTCTGAGCGATGGAAG ACAATGTCCGCCAAGGAGAAGGGCAAATTTGAGGACATGGCCAGACAGGACAAGGTGCGATATGATCGGGAGATGATGAGCTATGTTCCAGCTAAAGGAGCCAAGACGAAGAAGTTCAAGGACCCCAACGCCCCCAAGAGACCCCC ATCcgctttcttcatcttttgcTCGGAGTTCCGCCCGAAGGTGAAAGGCGAGAGCCCCGGCCTGACAATTGGTGACGTTGCCAAGAGACTGGGCGAGATGTGGAACAGCACCTCGGCGGAGGACAAACAACCCTACGAGAAGAAAGCGGCCAAGCTGAAGGAGAAGTACGGAAAG GACATTGCTGCTTACCGCGCTAAGGGTAAAACAGGTGGTGGGGCTCCGGCAAAAGCCCCCGCCAAGGTTGAGAAGAAGATGGACGACGACGATGatgacgacgacgacgacgaggaggaagaggaggatgatgatgatgaggatgacgaGTAG